One window from the genome of Cyclobacterium amurskyense encodes:
- a CDS encoding S1 family peptidase → MNKLFWCIVLIFFLTYGGFARQFNPDNAKNSLVKVIVSTNNNASNALTGFVWKSPNQVVTSLHGMSRTGNIRILYQGQAWRKAKIKKVLQKADLVLLELMEGEPSPPSGVIPINQFNTSKIEFGTDVFALGYNGGATGSSSRQMKKGYVDPEKLSHLIPKKDKDALAKIGFPALDLNILYLEGSLLPGFSGAPVFDSKSQLIGIGDGGLEKGASNVSWIIPASYLTELEQSNNTTLPIGFENLTQLFSAAAVITSPSTEPASLETEKLILYESNFKSSNVAPVNAIGFEFYPTKNRSLTEMIESSDDPENLLKLSDEFELDMNIQLDYDAMRFDIYEDISNGVVVAVPEGMTLTYNPAEEAFQVINPDNNDMQLYFYGVQNDFTQTNFEDLLMSVGQIINQNFSMRYGVSGFTIDTDYSVWDEYQGGRKIAWILSLGNEYLMGQDGLQYGLYVYITLLMTEEKTFMAIATIPVPVEMVALAISTGIDCNNPGIFSEYCIYFNKMFKTFSAAHLVNFAY, encoded by the coding sequence ATGAATAAATTATTTTGGTGCATTGTATTGATTTTCTTCCTTACCTATGGAGGATTTGCCAGACAATTTAATCCTGACAACGCAAAAAATTCATTAGTAAAAGTTATTGTTTCTACAAACAACAATGCATCAAATGCGCTAACAGGATTTGTCTGGAAATCACCAAACCAGGTTGTTACTTCTCTTCATGGAATGAGCCGTACAGGTAATATCCGCATTTTATACCAGGGACAGGCATGGAGAAAAGCCAAAATAAAAAAAGTGCTTCAAAAGGCAGACCTCGTACTTCTGGAACTGATGGAAGGAGAACCTTCACCACCCTCTGGTGTAATACCCATAAATCAATTCAACACTTCAAAAATAGAATTTGGAACAGATGTTTTTGCCTTGGGTTATAATGGTGGTGCAACCGGAAGTTCATCCAGGCAAATGAAAAAGGGATATGTAGATCCTGAAAAACTTAGCCATTTGATTCCAAAAAAGGACAAAGATGCCCTGGCGAAAATTGGATTTCCAGCCCTTGATCTCAACATCCTTTACCTTGAAGGAAGCCTGCTGCCTGGCTTTTCAGGTGCACCGGTATTTGACTCGAAGAGCCAACTAATCGGAATTGGAGATGGTGGGCTTGAAAAAGGAGCTAGTAATGTTAGCTGGATTATTCCTGCAAGCTATCTTACAGAATTGGAGCAGTCTAACAACACCACACTACCAATTGGCTTTGAGAACCTTACCCAACTTTTTTCTGCTGCTGCAGTAATTACATCTCCCAGCACTGAGCCTGCCTCTTTGGAAACGGAAAAATTAATTTTATATGAATCTAACTTCAAATCATCGAACGTTGCGCCCGTCAATGCCATAGGTTTTGAATTTTATCCTACAAAAAACAGGTCTTTGACTGAAATGATCGAATCTTCTGACGATCCAGAAAATTTGCTTAAACTTTCTGATGAGTTTGAGTTGGACATGAACATTCAGTTGGATTATGATGCGATGCGATTTGACATTTATGAAGACATTAGTAATGGGGTGGTAGTAGCTGTACCAGAAGGAATGACACTCACTTATAACCCTGCTGAAGAAGCCTTTCAAGTAATCAATCCAGATAATAACGACATGCAGCTTTATTTTTATGGTGTACAAAATGATTTCACACAGACTAATTTCGAAGATCTTTTGATGTCAGTAGGTCAGATCATCAATCAAAATTTTTCTATGCGTTATGGTGTAAGTGGTTTTACAATTGACACCGACTACTCAGTTTGGGATGAATATCAGGGCGGACGAAAAATTGCTTGGATATTGTCTCTAGGAAATGAATACCTAATGGGGCAGGATGGATTGCAATACGGCCTCTATGTATACATAACCTTGCTTATGACTGAAGAAAAAACTTTTATGGCAATCGCTACCATCCCCGTACCTGTAGAGATGGTAGCCCTAGCTATATCCACAGGAATAGACTGCAATAACCCGGGGATTTTTTCTGAATACTGTATCTATTTCAATAAGATGTTTAAAACATTTTCGGCAGCTCATTTGGTGAATTTCGCCTATTGA
- a CDS encoding sulfatase-like hydrolase/transferase, translating to MRISNFCMFLLSLNLLSCAPDKIQQEDDVQKPNILFVFADDMTFTVLDELEKNDVHTPNLDKLISEGTSFTKAYNMGSWSGAVCTASRSMMISGRSVWNAFAIKEEWRKGENTNLTLPQLLKESGYETYMTGKWHVDVPASDIFDHTVNIRGGMPKDTWAGSNMGAKFDSIKKIEGDLGTIMPKGYNRPLVGENDDWSPTDRSLGGFWEGGTHWSEVLRDDAKSFLGSAAKKDNPFFMYLAFNAVHDPRQSPGSFLDLYVLDDIKVPKSFLPVYPYKEAIGNGPELRDEALAPFPRTPYAIKKHLQEYYAIISHMDHQIGEIFEELDRKGLRENTYIIFTADHGLAMGKHGLLGKQTMFDHSMGAPFIISGPGIPKGKKLNQDIYIQDAMATILEIAGVDKPDYVEFESLLALINGDKDLIREDIYGAYLNNQRMIKKGGFKLTVYPNAKKLLLFDMENDPLEMNDLADQPQYKELRKSLFAALQKQQGQLNDKLTLNEMDYVF from the coding sequence ATGAGAATTTCCAATTTCTGTATGTTCTTGCTAAGCTTGAACTTGCTCAGTTGTGCACCAGATAAAATTCAACAGGAGGATGATGTGCAAAAACCAAACATCTTATTTGTTTTTGCCGATGACATGACCTTTACAGTTTTGGATGAGCTCGAAAAAAATGATGTGCATACACCCAATCTGGACAAATTAATTTCTGAGGGCACTTCTTTTACCAAAGCATACAATATGGGGAGTTGGTCTGGTGCAGTATGTACAGCTTCCAGAAGTATGATGATTTCAGGTAGAAGCGTTTGGAATGCCTTTGCTATAAAGGAAGAGTGGAGAAAAGGTGAAAACACAAATTTGACTTTACCTCAACTTCTTAAAGAGTCCGGATATGAAACCTATATGACTGGCAAGTGGCATGTGGATGTTCCTGCTTCTGATATATTTGACCATACGGTTAATATTCGGGGAGGAATGCCCAAGGATACATGGGCTGGAAGCAATATGGGAGCGAAATTTGACTCAATAAAGAAAATAGAAGGTGATCTAGGGACAATCATGCCCAAAGGCTATAACAGACCACTTGTTGGAGAAAATGATGACTGGTCGCCAACTGATCGCTCTCTAGGAGGTTTTTGGGAAGGTGGTACGCATTGGAGTGAGGTGCTGAGAGACGATGCCAAATCTTTCCTAGGAAGTGCAGCAAAAAAGGATAACCCATTTTTCATGTATTTGGCCTTCAATGCTGTACATGACCCCCGGCAATCTCCTGGTAGTTTTTTGGATTTGTATGTATTAGATGATATAAAAGTTCCAAAGAGCTTTCTACCTGTTTATCCCTATAAAGAAGCCATAGGTAATGGGCCTGAACTTAGAGATGAAGCTTTGGCTCCTTTTCCACGGACTCCCTATGCGATCAAAAAACATTTGCAAGAGTATTATGCGATAATTTCTCATATGGACCATCAAATTGGAGAAATCTTTGAAGAATTAGATAGGAAAGGTCTTCGGGAAAATACCTATATCATCTTTACGGCAGATCATGGACTTGCCATGGGGAAACATGGGTTATTGGGAAAACAGACGATGTTCGATCATAGTATGGGGGCTCCTTTTATTATATCAGGACCAGGTATACCAAAAGGGAAAAAGCTAAATCAGGACATTTATATACAAGATGCCATGGCTACAATTTTGGAAATCGCAGGGGTAGATAAACCTGACTACGTTGAGTTTGAAAGCCTTTTGGCTTTAATAAATGGTGATAAGGACTTGATTCGAGAGGATATATATGGTGCTTATTTGAATAATCAGCGAATGATCAAAAAAGGTGGTTTTAAACTAACCGTTTATCCAAATGCCAAGAAATTGCTTTTATTCGATATGGAAAATGATCCTTTAGAAATGAATGATTTAGCAGATCAGCCTCAATATAAGGAGTTGAGAAAAAGTTTGTTTGCAGCACTCCAAAAACAACAGGGGCAATTAAATGATAAGTTGACATTAAATGAAATGGATTATGTCTTTTAA
- a CDS encoding ThuA domain-containing protein: MALTIMSQYAHATIAKDKIKVLIIDGQNNHSDWPKTSLMMKSQLEETGLFEVKIQRTKYTWNGEENSSFLSLADVGETEDLKEPKTDPDFSPDFKAYDVIVSNFGWKAAPWPVETMRNFEQFVQSGGGFVSVHAADNSFPEWLAYNQMIGIGGWGGRNEKDGPYVYYNAEGKLVKDNSPGSAGSHGAKNNFTIHIRTEKHPITAGMPDTWVSAKDECYARLRGPAENMTILATGEDLTNKNRDGRHEPVLMVIDYGKGRVFHTTLGHDQGSLEGVGFISSFTRGVEWAATGKVTLPIPKDFPTKDESKSRPFTFN; the protein is encoded by the coding sequence ATGGCATTGACCATAATGTCACAGTACGCTCATGCAACTATAGCAAAGGACAAGATAAAGGTTCTTATCATAGATGGGCAAAATAACCATTCAGATTGGCCTAAAACTAGCTTAATGATGAAAAGCCAGTTGGAAGAAACAGGACTTTTTGAAGTGAAGATTCAACGGACCAAATATACTTGGAATGGTGAAGAGAACAGTAGTTTTTTGAGCTTGGCAGATGTGGGAGAAACGGAAGATTTGAAAGAACCAAAGACAGACCCGGATTTTAGTCCAGATTTTAAGGCGTATGATGTAATCGTTTCTAATTTTGGTTGGAAAGCTGCCCCATGGCCGGTAGAAACGATGAGAAATTTTGAACAATTTGTTCAATCGGGGGGTGGGTTTGTAAGTGTTCACGCAGCAGATAATTCTTTTCCGGAATGGTTGGCATACAACCAGATGATAGGAATTGGTGGCTGGGGAGGCCGCAATGAAAAGGATGGACCCTATGTTTATTATAATGCAGAAGGAAAATTAGTAAAGGACAATAGTCCTGGATCTGCGGGTTCGCATGGAGCAAAAAACAACTTTACCATTCATATTCGGACCGAAAAACATCCTATCACAGCGGGAATGCCAGATACCTGGGTATCTGCAAAAGACGAATGCTATGCCAGATTAAGAGGACCTGCGGAAAATATGACCATCTTAGCCACAGGAGAAGATTTGACTAATAAAAATAGAGATGGAAGGCATGAACCTGTGTTAATGGTGATTGATTATGGAAAAGGAAGGGTTTTTCATACCACTTTGGGGCATGATCAGGGGTCTCTTGAGGGAGTTGGCTTTATTAGTTCATTTACTAGAGGAGTAGAATGGGCAGCCACAGGAAAAGTGACCTTACCAATCCCGAAAGATTTCCCTACTAAGGATGAATCCAAATCGAGACCTTTTACTTTTAATTAA
- a CDS encoding M28 family metallopeptidase translates to MGKYPIRLLYILLFLIWSPLSYSQVTTIHRNPEILRMANQVSSDSLKEYLYGLLAFGTRHSLSQDSEERGIEAARQYVLRKFRSFEPLAEGRLTSEIDYFTVAADGKRVAQKTRMGNVMATLKGSDPKDDRVFVVSGHIDSRVTDIMDSESDAPGANDDGSGVVALIEMVRIMSRKSFPATIVFVAVSGEEQGLIGATHLAKRAKEEQWNLVAMINNDMIGNSRSSGTEIRDNTKLRVFSEGVPLFETDKMATLRRQTNAENDSKSRQLARYIKEVGERYVDHLEIKLLYRNDRFLRGGDHTPFSREGFTAVRLCEMNENYNQQHQDIRMEEGIAYGDKPEHIDFEYLRKNTAVNLVVLASLARAPSVPREVGIVISELTNSSRLKWKPPAFGEADGYYVLIRETSSAMWEKKIYTRDRSIEIPYSKDNYFFDVQAVSKEGEESLGVFPAPIR, encoded by the coding sequence ATGGGGAAATATCCAATAAGACTTTTATATATACTATTATTTTTGATTTGGTCTCCTTTGAGTTACTCTCAGGTCACTACCATTCATCGAAACCCTGAGATTCTTAGGATGGCCAATCAAGTTTCTTCAGATAGTTTGAAGGAATATCTTTATGGTCTCCTGGCATTTGGAACACGGCATTCACTTAGTCAGGACTCCGAGGAAAGGGGAATAGAAGCTGCAAGGCAATATGTTTTGAGGAAGTTTCGCTCATTTGAACCGCTAGCGGAAGGCAGGCTTACATCAGAAATTGATTATTTCACCGTTGCTGCGGATGGGAAAAGAGTAGCTCAGAAAACCAGAATGGGTAATGTCATGGCGACACTCAAAGGTAGCGATCCAAAAGATGACAGAGTCTTTGTGGTCAGTGGGCATATAGATAGCAGAGTTACTGACATTATGGACAGCGAAAGTGATGCCCCTGGAGCCAATGATGATGGTTCGGGCGTGGTAGCATTGATAGAGATGGTAAGAATAATGTCGAGGAAATCCTTTCCTGCTACCATCGTTTTTGTAGCTGTTTCAGGAGAGGAACAAGGCTTGATTGGTGCTACGCATTTAGCAAAAAGAGCCAAAGAAGAGCAATGGAACCTTGTGGCAATGATTAACAATGATATGATTGGTAATAGCAGGTCCAGTGGAACAGAAATACGAGACAATACCAAACTTAGGGTCTTTAGTGAAGGTGTTCCACTGTTTGAAACTGATAAGATGGCCACCTTAAGGAGACAAACGAACGCTGAAAATGACAGCAAGTCGAGGCAACTTGCAAGGTATATTAAAGAGGTAGGTGAACGGTATGTGGATCATCTTGAAATCAAATTATTGTACCGGAACGATCGTTTTTTAAGAGGAGGAGACCATACCCCTTTTTCAAGAGAAGGGTTTACAGCAGTGCGACTTTGCGAGATGAATGAAAATTACAATCAACAGCATCAGGATATTAGAATGGAGGAAGGGATAGCCTATGGTGATAAACCCGAACACATTGATTTCGAGTACCTGCGAAAAAATACAGCTGTAAATTTGGTGGTTCTGGCTAGCTTGGCTAGGGCACCCTCCGTTCCACGAGAGGTGGGGATTGTGATAAGTGAACTCACCAATAGTTCCCGGCTTAAATGGAAGCCACCAGCATTTGGTGAGGCAGATGGCTACTATGTGTTAATCAGGGAAACCAGTTCGGCTATGTGGGAAAAGAAAATTTACACCCGGGACAGGTCCATCGAAATACCTTATTCAAAGGACAATTATTTTTTTGATGTTCAGGCAGTAAGCAAAGAGGGCGAAGAAAGCCTGGGTGTATTTCCGGCGCCTATACGTTAG